One genomic region from Ammospiza caudacuta isolate bAmmCau1 chromosome 1, bAmmCau1.pri, whole genome shotgun sequence encodes:
- the LOC131566629 gene encoding feather beta keratin-like, translated as MACYNRCSPCGPTPLANSCNEPCALQCQDSRVIINPSPVMVTLPGPIMTSFPQNTAVGSTSSAALGTELNAQGQPISGGFGFGLGYGLGGLGCSGRRGYGSIC; from the coding sequence ATGGCCTGCTACAACCGCTGCAGTCCCTGCGGACCCACCCCGCTGGCCAACAGCTGCAacgagccctgtgccctgcaatgcCAGGATTCCCGCGTCATCATCAACCCTTCCCCTGTGATGgtcaccctgccaggacccatcatgacctccttcccccagaacaCCGCCGTCGGATCCACCTCCTCCGCTGCTCTGGGTACTGAGCTcaatgcccagggacagcccatcTCTGGCGGATTTGGCTTTGGCCTTGGCTACGGCCTGGGaggcctgggctgctctggcagaAGGGGCTATGGCTCCATCTGCTAA
- the LOC131567357 gene encoding feather beta keratin-like, with protein sequence MACYNRCSPCGPTPLANSCNEPCALQCQDSRVIINPSPVLVTLPGPIMTSFPQSTAVGSTSSAALGTELNAQGQPISGGFGFGLGYGLGGLGCYGRRGYGSIC encoded by the coding sequence ATGGCCTGCTACAACCGCTGCAGTCCCTGCGGACCCACCCCGCTGGCCAACAGCTGCAacgagccctgtgccctgcaatgcCAGGATTCCCGCGTCATCATCAacccttcccctgtgctggtcaccctgccaggacccatCATGACCTCCTTCCCCCAGAGCACCGCCGTCGGATCcacctcctctgctgctctgggcactgagctcaatgcccagggacagcccatcTCTGGCGGATTTGGCTTTGGCCTTGGCTACGGCCTGGGAGGCCTGGGCTGCTATGGCAGAAGGGGCTATGGCTCCATCTGCTAA
- the LOC131566279 gene encoding feather beta keratin-like codes for MACNSLCSPCGPTPLANSCNEPCALQCQDSRVIINPSPVMVTLPGPIMTSFPQNTAVGSTSSAALGTELNAQGQPISGGFGFGLGYGLGGLGCYGRRGYGSIC; via the coding sequence ATGGCCTGCaacagcctctgcagtccctgcggACCCACCCCGCTGGCCAACAGCTGCAacgagccctgtgccctgcaatgcCAGGATTCCCGCGTCATCATCAACCCTTCCCCTGTGATGgtcaccctgccaggacccatcatgacctccttcccccagaacaCCGCCGTCGGATCcacctcctctgctgctctgggcactgagctcaatgcccagggacagcccatcTCTGGCGGATTTGGCTTTGGCCTTGGCTACGGCCTGGGAGGCCTGGGCTGCTATGGCAGAAGGGGCTATGGCTCCATCTGCTAA
- the LOC131566388 gene encoding feather beta keratin-like: MPQGHGTRLSHPSRTSIKASPEPLSLTHSSSSLQLLLLPITTGTLHTTPMACNSLCSPCGPTPLANSCNEPCALQCQDSRVIINPSPVMVTLPGPIMTSFPQNTAVGSTSSAALGTELNAQGQPISGGFGFGLGYGLGGLGCYGRRGYGSIC, encoded by the exons ATGCCCCAAGGCCATGGGACAAGACTGTCCCACCCCTCCAGAACCAGCATAaaagccagcccagagcctctCTCCCTTACACACTCCTCCTCAAGCCTTCAACTCCTGCTCCTGCCTATAACCA CAGGCACCCTCCACACCACACCCATGGCCTGCaacagcctctgcagtccctgcggACCCACCCCGCTGGCCAACAGCTGCAacgagccctgtgccctgcaatgcCAGGATTCCCGCGTCATCATCAACCCTTCCCCTGTGATGgtcaccctgccaggacccatcatgacctccttcccccagaacaCCGCCGTCGGATCCACCTCCTccgctgctctgggcactgagctcaatgcccagggacagcccatcTCTGGCGGATTTGGCTTTGGCCTTGGCTACGGCCTGGGAGGCCTGGGCTGCTATGGCAGAAGGGGCTATGGCTCCATCTGCTAA
- the LOC131566070 gene encoding feather beta keratin-like, translating to MACNSLCSPCGPTPLANSCNEPCALQCQDSRVIINPSPVMVTLPGPIMTSFPQNTAVGSTSSAALGTELNAQGQPISGGFGLGLGYGLGGLGCSGRRGYGYIC from the coding sequence ATGGCCTGCaacagcctctgcagtccctgcggACCCACCCCGCTGGCCAACAGCTGCAacgagccctgtgccctgcaatgcCAGGATTCCCGCGTCATCATCAACCCTTCCCCTGTGATGgtcaccctgccaggacccatcatgacctccttcccccagaacaCCGCCGTCGGATCCACCTCCTccgctgctctgggcactgagctcaatgcccagggacagcccatcTCTGGCGGATTTGGCCTTGGCCTTGGCTACGGCCTGGGaggcctgggctgctctggcagaAGGGGCTATGGCTACATCTGCTAA
- the LOC131566640 gene encoding feather beta keratin-like produces MACNSLCSPCGPTPLANSCNEPCALQCQDSRVIINPSPVLVTLPGPIMTSFPQNTAVGSTSSAALGTELNAQGQPISGGFGFGLGYGLGGLGCSGRRGYGSIC; encoded by the coding sequence TGCaacagcctctgcagtccctgcggACCCACCCCGCTGGCCAACAGCTGCAAtgagccctgtgccctgcaatgcCAGGATTCCCGCGTCATCATCAacccttcccctgtgctggtcaccctgccaggacccatcatgacctccttcccccagaacaCCGCCGTCGGATCCACCTCCTccgctgctctgggcactgagctcaatgcccagggacagcccatcTCTGGCGGATTTGGCTTTGGCCTTGGCTACGGCCTGGGaggcctgggctgctctggcagaAGGGGCTATGGCTCCATCTGCTAA
- the LOC131566486 gene encoding feather beta keratin-like, protein MACNSLCSPCGPTPLANSCNEPCALQCQDSRVIINPSPVLVTLPGPIMTSFPQNTAVGSTSSAALGTELNAQGQPISGGFGFGLGYGLGGLGCSGRRGYGSIC, encoded by the coding sequence ATGGCCTGCaacagcctctgcagtccctgcggACCCACCCCGCTGGCCAACAGCTGCAAtgagccctgtgccctgcaatgcCAGGATTCCCGCGTCATCATCAacccttcccctgtgctggtcaccctgccaggacccatcatgacctccttcccccagaacaCCGCCGTCGGATCCACCTCCTccgctgctctgggcactgagctcaatgcccagggacagcccatcTCTGGCGGATTTGGCTTTGGCCTTGGCTACGGCCTGGGaggcctgggctgctctggcagaAGGGGCTATGGCTCCATCTGCTAA